A DNA window from Deltaproteobacteria bacterium contains the following coding sequences:
- a CDS encoding response regulator transcription factor: protein MGETRKRKVLVVEDDLSILTGLSMNLRFEGYEVLQAQDGQKGLQLAIDEEPEVVVLDVMLPGMNGYEVCKELRRRGRDTAIVMVSAKGQEFEKIMGLDLGADDYVAKPFGVKELMARIKAVLRRKGGDATPPVRFGDVSIDMGAQAVSREGKVVPMTAQEFKLLRYFVEHAGKVLSREALIEGAWGFGYEGTARTVDNFVRQLRLKLELDPEDPRHFTTVRGAGYRFVE, encoded by the coding sequence ATGGGCGAGACGCGCAAGCGCAAGGTGCTGGTGGTGGAGGACGACCTCTCCATCCTCACCGGCCTGTCGATGAACCTGCGCTTCGAGGGCTACGAAGTGCTCCAGGCCCAGGACGGCCAGAAGGGCCTGCAGCTCGCCATCGACGAGGAGCCCGAGGTCGTGGTCCTCGACGTGATGCTCCCGGGCATGAACGGCTACGAGGTCTGCAAGGAGCTGCGCCGCCGCGGCCGCGACACCGCCATCGTCATGGTCTCGGCCAAGGGGCAAGAGTTCGAAAAGATCATGGGCCTCGACCTCGGCGCCGACGACTACGTGGCCAAGCCCTTCGGCGTGAAGGAGTTGATGGCGCGCATCAAGGCCGTGCTCCGGCGCAAGGGCGGCGACGCCACGCCGCCGGTTCGCTTCGGCGATGTGTCCATCGACATGGGCGCGCAGGCCGTCAGCCGCGAGGGCAAGGTGGTCCCGATGACGGCGCAGGAGTTCAAGCTGCTGCGCTACTTCGTGGAGCACGCCGGCAAGGTGCTCTCGCGCGAGGCGCTCATCGAGGGCGCGTGGGGCTTCGGCTACGAGGGCACCGCGCGCACCGTGGACAACTTCGTGCGGCAGCTGCGGCTCAAGCTGGAGCTGGACCCCGAAGACCCGCGACACTTCACCACCGTGCGCGGCGCAGGGTATCGATTCGTGGAGTGA